Sequence from the Terriglobales bacterium genome:
GCGGCTCCTCCACACCTTCCATTTCTTTCAGCACCGCGTCGGCGAACTTGCGATTCACCTCCTGGTAATACTCCCAATCGCTGGCGCGAAACGTAGGACGGGTGTGCGCGATATGGCATAGGGGCCACAGCCCCTCATTGGCGAAACCATAGTAGTAGCCCTGCTCTTCTTCCTTCTCCAGCCAGACGCGCCGCAGTGTGTAGCGAGCATCTTCGGGAGGAACGCGCAGGCGATCATGCTGATCCACAGCCTCGCGATCGGCGTCCCCGCTCCCATGCGCGACCCAGGTTCCGTCGCATGCACGCAAGATCGGCTCCAGCGCTGTGACCAGCCCGCTGGCAGGGACAACCACCTCTATCGCCTTGCCTTGCCGAAGGTGCATGTAAGGCTCACGATTCGCCGCCACGAACAGCCGGCTCTCACCGAGTTTCGACTGCACATGCACTGCAAGCCGCTCGGCTGTCCACAGCGACTCCCCTGCCTCGCGCAGGCGCGCCTCGGTTTCGGCTGCCGAACGTGCCTGATTTAAACTCTCAGCAAAAGTCTTCATCTCATGCGCCAGCGGCCGCAGGAAATCCCAGTCGGGAGGAGGAGCGTGACGGGCTGAGACTTTGCCCGTGCGCAACGCGCGCATCCACTGCGCCGCCCGCGCGATTGGACCCTTCAGGCTCCAGCGTACGATCAGCAGTGTCACCAGCGTGATCAGCACCACTTGGGCTAACACACGCAGGAAGGTCTCCCACCAAAAACGCCGGCTCAGCGCATTGATATAGGAGCTGTCGTGAACGATCAGCAGGCCCCCGGAAACTTCTCCCTGGCGATGCAATGGCAGCGCATAAACTTGCAATGGAGTGCCATCGAGACGCTGGAACTGACTCTGCGCACGATCCTGAGTGACCGATTGAACTAGAACTGGCGGCGTGGAAGGGAAATAGCGCGCTACCGCGGGGGTCATCGCCAAGGCGGTTCCCTCCGGGTTGTAAACCGCTATCCCTACCAGGTTTTCGCGATTCCCGAAGCGCCCTACAAAGCGCTCCAATTCCCGACGCGACCCTTTGTCCAGGTATCCTTCAACGTTTCCGGCCAAGC
This genomic interval carries:
- a CDS encoding trehalose-6-phosphate synthase, with the translated sequence MEHRAEVLAESLAGNVEGYLDKGSRRELERFVGRFGNRENLVGIAVYNPEGTALAMTPAVARYFPSTPPVLVQSVTQDRAQSQFQRLDGTPLQVYALPLHRQGEVSGGLLIVHDSSYINALSRRFWWETFLRVLAQVVLITLVTLLIVRWSLKGPIARAAQWMRALRTGKVSARHAPPPDWDFLRPLAHEMKTFAESLNQARSAAETEARLREAGESLWTAERLAVHVQSKLGESRLFVAANREPYMHLRQGKAIEVVVPASGLVTALEPILRACDGTWVAHGSGDADREAVDQHDRLRVPPEDARYTLRRVWLEKEEEQGYYYGFANEGLWPLCHIAHTRPTFRASDWEYYQEVNRKFADAVLKEMEGVEEPLLLAQDYHFALLPRLVKLRRPDARVAIFWHIPWPNPEAFGICPWQRVLLDGLLGADLVGFHVQQHCNNFLATVDRALESRVDWEHFSVRRFGHLTMVRPFPISVDFTESQPRASAQAGNYTERATLMRELGIESAFLGIGVDRVDYTKGILERFQAVERLLEKYPSYVNQFTFVQIGAPSRTHIKRYHDFMAEVEAEADRINWRFQKGKWKPILFLKRQHTHQEIQRFYRAADVCLVTSLHDGMNLVAKEFLAARHDEQGALILSRFTGAARELRDALLVNPYDIEQTAEAIHFALEMEEEERQARMQRMRQTVKEHNIFRWAANLVAELCDIRLDTPGKPKENARTPVPAA